The following coding sequences lie in one Coregonus clupeaformis isolate EN_2021a unplaced genomic scaffold, ASM2061545v1 scaf1217, whole genome shotgun sequence genomic window:
- the LOC123486438 gene encoding ribonuclease inhibitor-like produces the protein MGLKLLSAGLEDPHCQIQKQGLRQCNLSELSCESLSSVLCSNSTLIELDLRDNDLGDSGVERLSAALGDPRCALQVLGLSGCLVTEEGCASLDSALRSNPSHLRELDLSYNHPGDSGVKLLSARLEDPHCRLDKLNVDLCGECRIKPGLRKYSSELTLDPDSAHIDLRLSEDRRTVLWREDNANSQSSASIGNEASNANSGDGASIGNEANNANSGDGVSIGNESYQRGRIK, from the exons ATGGgactgaagctgctctctgctggactggaggatccacactgtcaGATACAGAAACAGGG ACTGAGGCAGTGTAATCTATCAGAGTTATCCTGTGAGTCCCtgtcctctgtcctgtgttcAAACTCAACCCTGATAGAGCTGGACCTGAGAGACAACGACTTGGGGGATTCAGGAGTGGAGCGACTCTCTGCTGCACTGGGGGACCCTCGCTGTGCCTTGCAGGTTTTGGG GCTGTCTGGTTGTctggtcacagaggaaggctgtgcttctctggattcagctctgaggtcaaacccctcccacctgagagaactggacctgagctacaatcacccaggagactctggagtgaagctgctctctgctagactggaggatccacactgtagACTGGATAAACTCAA TGTGGACTTGTGTGGAGAGTGCAGGATCAAACCAGGCCTGAGGAAAT ATTCCAGTGAGCTCACCCTGGACCCAGATTCTGCACACATTGACCTGAGGCTGTCTGAGGATAGGAGGACAGTGTTGTGGAGAGAGGACAATGCTAACAGTCAAAGTAGTGCTAGCATAGGAAACGAAGCTAGCAATGCTAACAGTGGGGATGGTGCTAGCATAGGAAACGAAGCTAACAATGCTAACAGTGGGGACGGTGTTAGCATAGGAAACGAAAGCTACCAGAGGGGAAGAATCAAATAA